A region from the Arthrobacter gengyunqii genome encodes:
- a CDS encoding sigma-70 family RNA polymerase sigma factor: MALRTGTEVESATAFEARTATETPALADNRSRLRQARRDFLVELEPARASVYAYCRSLTSTVWNAEDLLQETLTKALAEASQRHEPILDTQAWLVRIATNTWIDSLRRSSRLALEWTDSAPELPDETAPDPLANLDVESALRQLLHLLPPRERACVVLKEVFSYSLAEIAGMLETTPGAVKSALHRGRTTLQETRSGSDLGASSSANPGTETGAVQPAEHALLLRRLAEAFNAYDIDAMVDLFLAGGRSEVIGNVSETGHEQIRTGSMTHTFGPDAAELYRATVHHFGGEDIILLWERPKETPEAPGVVADVLRVRAAHGAPLIAELKWYFFCPEVLAEVAGGLGLPFKTNGVSYF; encoded by the coding sequence CCGGCATTGGCGGACAACAGGAGCCGTCTGCGGCAGGCCCGGCGCGACTTCCTGGTGGAGTTGGAGCCTGCGCGGGCCTCCGTATACGCGTATTGCCGCAGCCTGACCTCCACCGTCTGGAATGCCGAAGACCTGCTGCAGGAAACCCTGACGAAGGCCCTGGCGGAAGCATCCCAGCGGCACGAACCCATCCTGGACACTCAGGCGTGGCTCGTTCGGATTGCCACGAACACCTGGATAGATTCACTGCGCCGCAGCAGCCGGCTGGCTCTGGAGTGGACCGATTCCGCCCCGGAACTCCCGGACGAGACCGCTCCTGATCCGCTGGCGAACCTGGACGTAGAGTCTGCCCTCCGTCAGTTGCTGCACCTCCTGCCCCCGCGGGAGCGGGCGTGCGTGGTCCTCAAGGAAGTGTTCTCCTATTCCCTGGCCGAGATTGCCGGCATGCTGGAGACGACTCCGGGCGCCGTGAAGTCTGCCCTGCACCGCGGGCGCACCACCCTCCAGGAAACCCGCAGCGGTTCGGATTTGGGTGCGTCTTCTTCCGCAAATCCCGGGACTGAAACCGGCGCCGTGCAGCCGGCGGAACACGCGCTGCTGCTGCGCCGGCTGGCGGAGGCCTTCAACGCCTATGACATTGATGCCATGGTGGACCTCTTCCTGGCGGGCGGGCGGTCCGAGGTAATCGGCAATGTCAGTGAAACCGGACACGAACAGATCCGCACCGGGTCCATGACCCACACGTTCGGCCCGGACGCCGCCGAACTTTACCGGGCAACTGTCCATCACTTCGGCGGTGAGGACATCATCCTGCTGTGGGAGCGGCCGAAGGAAACGCCGGAGGCCCCCGGGGTGGTGGCGGATGTCCTGCGCGTGCGCGCTGCCCACGGTGCGCCGCTCATCGCGGAACTGAAGTGGTACTTCTTCTGCCCCGAAGTTCTGGCCGAGGTGGCCGGCGGGCTGGGGCTGCCGTTCAAGACCAACGGGGTGAGCTACTTCTAG